The genomic DNA GGCAAGCAGGGCCTCAAAGTAGCGGTCAACGTCGCCCCGCTCCAGCTCACGCAGCCGAATTTCGTGGAGACCGTCGCGGCGGCGCTGCACCAGACGGGCCTGGCCGCCGAACACCTCGAACTGGAGCTGACGGAGAGCGTGCTGCTGCACAATTTCGCGGGGGTGCAGCAGACCCTGTGTGCCTTGGAGCAGTTGGGGGTGGCCCTGACCATCGACGACTTCGGGACGGGGTACTCGTCCTTGTCGTACCTGCGGGACCTGCCGATCAGCAGCATCAAGATCGACCGCTCCTTCGTGCGCGACCTGAGTGCGCCCCGCCGCGCCCCCCAGTACGCCCTCGCCCTGATCGAGGCGATCCTCAGCATCGCCCAGGCGCTCGACCTCGAAGTCGTGGCCGAGGGGATCGAGACGCAGGCCCAGCTCGACGTGGTGCGCGACCTGGGCTGCCACGTGGGCCAGGG from Deinococcus aerius includes the following:
- a CDS encoding EAL domain-containing protein; this encodes GKQGLKVAVNVAPLQLTQPNFVETVAAALHQTGLAAEHLELELTESVLLHNFAGVQQTLCALEQLGVALTIDDFGTGYSSLSYLRDLPISSIKIDRSFVRDLSAPRRAPQYALALIEAILSIAQALDLEVVAEGIETQAQLDVVRDLGCHVGQGFHWSKPLAPAVLERCLPLAPEAGQAAAGEGYRSLN